Genomic DNA from Leucobacter triazinivorans:
TGAACTGGAGCTCATCTGCCCTGGAGGCGTCGACAAAAGTTTCGAGGCGGTTGGTTCACCGCACACTGCCGCTCAAGCGTTCGAAATCCTCGCCAGGAACGGCACCGCGACAATACTCGGTCTCGAGAAACCGGGCAGCCGCATCTCTGTTGATGCTGAGCTTCTGATCGAGGGCGATAGAAAGATTCGCGGTGCCTACATGGGAACGAACCAGCTGCCGAGAGACATCCCCGCCCTCATAAGCCACCATCGTTCGGGTGCCCTGCTATTGGATCGCATGGTGACCTCACGGTGGCGTTTCGAGGAGATCAACGAGGGCTTCGAGGCGATGAAGCAGGCCGATTCTATTCGCGCTGTCATCGAATGGTGACAATCGGCTCCTCAACCTAACCATGCGGAAAGAAGCAAAGATATGACGAGAATCACGGTTCCGATCGTTCCCCTCCGATCCTATGTCGATGGGGCTTGGGTCGACGAGATGGACGACACTCGAAGAACGTTGCACGACCCCAATACTGGGGCGTACCGTCAATCGAAACTCGCGACACGCCCCGTCGATGTCGAGAGGGCGCTCAGAGCGGCCAGAGCCCTGTATGACACGCAACAGCTCGAAGAACTCGGCCTGCGTGCTCGAACGGAATTGATTCTGGCGGTGGCTGACGAGCTCGAACGCCGGCAGGATGAGATTGCGTTGCAGGATTCGATCAACACTGGCGCGCCGCTGACGACCACGAGGATCATCGCATCCTCTCTTGGCGATCGAACACGTGGAGCAGTGCGGGAAGCAGCAGAGCTCGGCGAGTCTGCGGAACTCGGGGAAGCGGGACGACGGGTAGTTTTGCTCCGTCGTGCAATAGGTCCTGCGGTGATCGTCGCGCCTTGGAATGCTCCCACGTTCACGACTGTCGGCAAAGTTGCTGCGGCAATTCTCGGGGGATGTCCGGTCCTGCTGAAGCCCTCTGAAAATGCGCCGAACGGGTGTCAGCTATTCTCTGAAATCCTGGTGCACGAGCTAGAACGACGAGGTTTTCCCGAGGCTTCCTTCCAGCTGATTCAAGGAGGATCACAAGTTGGATCACTGCTTACTGAGGATGATCGGATCGAGGCGCTGTCGTTTACCGGTGGCCTTGGAGCTGGGCGCACTGTCGCCGTAGCGGCAGCTTCGAATCTCAACGTCATGCAAATGGAGCTCGGCTCGAACAATCCGGCGATTGTGCGAGCGGATGCCGATGTTCAACAGACCGCGATCCAGATCGTTCAGGGCATGACACGTCTCAATGGTCAGTGGTGTGAGGCCCCAGGCAAGGTTCTTGTGCACAAATCGATTCACGACAGCCTTGTCGAGGCGATCGGCGTGGAACTCGACAGGCTCGCAGTGGGAGATGCGCTGGATGCCAAGACCCAGGTTGGCCCGATGGCTTTCGAACGGCATCGTCAGGCCTTGCTGCAGGCCGTATCCCGGCTCGAGTCGCTGGGCGGCGAACTCATCGCTACCCAGCGCATGCCCGATCTCGATGGATGGTTTCTCGCCCCCGGCATGATCGTGGGCACCCGACCGGAGGATGCGAATGAGGAGCTGTTCGGCCCGCTGATCACGGTGCACTCGGTCGATAGCGACGAAGACGCCCTTGCACACGCCAATGCCCCTGGCGGGGGACTTGACGGCTTCGTCTTTAGCACCAACACCGAAGCTGCAGTGCGACTCGGATCACGCATTCGTGCAGGCGAGGTGCGGGTGAACGGCACCTTCATGTCCGATCTCGCGGGACATTCTCGCCAGACCTTCTGGGGCACCAGCGGAATTGGTGGACACAGTCCACAGTACGGGGTTCGGTTTTTTGTCGGCGATCGGGTCGTCGGAATTGACCGGACGGATCTTGCACTGTAACGAACGCTCAGATTTCCCCTCGATCGCAGAGTCGATGAGAAAGGTCGCCATGGCGCAAAGCTCACTGCTCAAGTCAGTGATAGACCAGAACTATCCTGTTGTCGCGTATGGAAAGGGAGTGTTTCTCTACGACATCGATGGAAACAAGTATCTGGACGGGTCGAGTGGTGCTATGACGGCAAGCATCGGCCATGGTGTCGAAGAAGTGGCGCAGGCGATGAAAGTCCAGGCCGAGCGCATCGCCTTCAGCTACCGTGCTCAGTTCACCAATCAGCCTGCCGAAGATTTAGCCAGAGAATTGGCTGCCCTCGCACCGGACCATATTAGTTGGGTCTACTTCGTCAACAGTGGCTCAGAGGCCTCGGAGTTCGCCATTCGTGCCGCTCTAGGCTACTGGCGTGACCGCGGCTTGCCAGAGAAGACGAAAGTTCTCGGGCGTCACACGAGTTACCACGGCATGACCATGGGTGCGCTCTCAATGTCAGGACATCCAGCCAGAAGACCTGACTATGGTCCTCTGCTCCATGCTTTCCCTGTTGCGCCACCCGTCCACTCATATCGGTACGCAAGGCCCGGCGAGAGCGAACTCGAGTACGCGGAACGTGCAGCTGCTGACTTTGAGCAGGCTATTCGCGCCGAGGATCCGCAGACAGTAGCTGCGATGATAGTGGAGCCGATAGTGGGAGCTGCGGGAGGAGTTCTCGTCCCTCCCGTCGGATATCTCCAAAAGTTGCGGGAAGTATGTGATCGCCTGAATGTCTTGTTGATTGTCGACGAGGTCATCACTGGAATGGGGCGGACAGGAGATTGGTTTGCCTGTGAGCATGAGGGCGTGGTTCCCGATATGCTCTTGGTCGGGAAGGGACTCAGTGGTGGATATGCGCCCGTAGGTGCAGTGCTCATGCATGAACACCTCATCGAGACAATGCGGGCGCACAGCGGCATCGCGCCTTTCGGTCACACTTTCTCAGCGAATCCACTGAGCATGGCAACATGTCTGGCGGTACTCCGGCTGCTCCAGCGAGAGAGAGTGCTTGACAATGTGCGCCAACGGGGAGCACAACTGGCGCGTGGACTGCGCTCACTTGCCGAGCGCTATCACTTTGTCGACGACGTTCGCGGTAGAGGGCTGCTCTGGGGCTTTGAGTTCGTCACCGACCGGCAGAAGAGAGAAACACCAGATCCCGAGCAGCAGATCTCGTCGGCCTTCGTCGATGTTTGCTTTCGGGAAGGTCTTCTCGTCTATCCGGCTGGGATTGCTCCGTTCAATAATGCCGCGATCATCAGTCCACCGCTTCGGATCACGGAGTGCGAGATCGAGATACTGCTCGAGAAGTTGGATCTCGCGCTCGCACACATGAGTGGCTGCTTCTCGACAAGAGGAGCAAAAGAAAACCCGCCGCGATCTGCCACTTTAGCCTATTCCGAACCGGGTTCAGGCTTATGAGTATCGTCCACGAGCGTTTCCGCGGCATCGAAGCTGCGATTCCAACCATGCATCACAATGAGAGTTTTGGTGCCTGCGACCTTGCCGGTGCGGCGGATCGAGTTGACCACTCGCTGCAGATGGTCGACATCCTCGACTCTGAGACGGATCAAGACGTCCGGGTCGCCGGAGAGGGTGTGAAACTCCTCAGCTCCGGCAATCCGCCTGACGATGTCGGCGACCTCTCCCGTTTCCGTGGAACCACCGAGTCGCACTTCCACGAATGCCTCGAGAGCGCCGCTTCGATGCTCATCGATCACGGCACTATACCCGCGAATGATTCCAAGCCTATGGAGTCGATCAATGCGTCGCTGCACCGGGGCAGCTGTCAAATTGATCATACGTGCTATATCACTCACGGGCAGTCGCCCCCAGCGGCGCAGGATCTCGAGGATCTTGCGATCTGCCCCATCGACTACGACTTCCATTGGTTAAGGATATCATGCGCATCTAGCATGAAAAAGCCGAATAAGGCTTCATTCAAAGCGCAAATACCTTGATCTAGAGAGCTTTCCTGCTGATATCCATCCTTTTAGAACATAGGTGAGTGTAATAGGAGAATGAAACTCCTCCCTCGGAATCTTGAGTCACAGGCGCCATCAGTGCGTGTCGATATCGATGCTCTGCGACGTATCGCGGATCGCGTCCGATGGATCTCCACAGCGATAGTCGATCATGCGAATCGCGTGCGCCCGAATCCATCCGGCGTAAAGGTCGGTGGACATCAAGCATCGTCAGCATCAATGGTCGAAATCATGGTTGCCCTATGGTTCCATGCGTTGCATCGTGACGATCGGATCTCCGTGAAGCCTCATGCCTCGCCGGTGTTACACGCAATCAATTACCTGCTCGGCGATCTCGATGAGCAGTATTTGACAACGTTGAGAGAGATGGGTGGTCTTCAGAGCTATCCGAGTCGCGTCAAGGATCCTGGAACCGTTGATTTCTCAACTGGTTCAGTCGGGATCGGGGCGACGGCACCGATTTGGGCTGCACTCACGCATAGGTATCTGGCGTCGCATGACCGGCGGATGCCATCGGCGAACCGCTTTATCAGTTTGGTGGGCGATGCGGAACTCGATGAAGGGGCGGTCTGGGAGGCGCTGGGTGACCCAATGGTTTCAAATCTTGGCGAGGTGCTTTGGGTTGTCGATCTCAATCGTCAATCACTCGACCGGGTGGTACCCGACATTCAGATCGAGCGCCTGCAGTCCATGTTTGAGGCGCTTGGGTGGGAAACGATCACGCTGAAGTGGGGCAAAACAGTCGCTGAAGTGTATGAGCGTGCCGGCGGACAGGCTCTCCGTGAACGCCTCGAGTCAATGAGTAACGAAGAATATCAGCGCATGCTCCGAGCTGAGCCAAGTGATGTGCGTACGCGCCTGCTCGGCGTTTCCCCTTCAAGTGATCTCCGCACGCTTCTTGAAGCGATCTCCGATTCCGAACTCGCGGCGCTGATTCGAGATCTTGGCGGTCATGACCTCGAGCTGCTGTTGGAGACCTTTGATGGGATAGCTACTGACAGGCCGACCGTCGTCTTCGCCTACACGGTGAAGGGACGAGCCCTGCCCATCGAGGGCCACCCGGCGAATCACTCCGCTCTGCTCACCGAGATGCAGATGCAGCAACTCGCTGAGTTGCACGGTATGTCGCTGGAGCATCCCTGGCAGAGATTCGAGCCAGAGAGTCCGGAGGGTGCAGTGTGCGCGCGACGCGCCCGCGAACTTCGTCGTGAGACCGTGCTGCCAAGTACACCATTCCCAGAGGTGCAACTGCCTCTGCGTGTCCCCGCGGCACCGGTCTCGACTCAAGCCGCACTCGGACGATTGCTCAGCGCACTACGTCACGACGCACCCGAGATTGCCGAGCGCATCGTGACGTGCAGCCCTGATGTGGCCTCGAGCACCAATCTGGGTGGCTGGATCAACAAAGCAGGGGTGTGGTCTGCTCACCAGCGACCCGATTGGTTCGCAGACGATCCTGGACGCGTTCTCCGTTGGCGCGAAATTGAGCAGGGCCAGCATATCGAGCTCGGCATTGCAGAGGTCAATCTCGTCAGTCTTCTCGGCGAACTCGGCACCGCCTGGAGCCGCTGGGGCACCCCGCTGATCCCGATCGGAGTGCTCTACGACCCATTCGTCTCACGCGCCCTTGAACCCTGGTCTTATGGCATCTATGCGGGTGGACACTCGATCCTTGTGGGTACTCCTTCGGGCGTGACGCTCGCGCCGGAGGGTGGTGCTCATCAATCGATCTCCACTCCCTCCATCGGGCTCGAACAACCCGATTGCATTGCGTGGGAGCCGGCATTTGCGGTTGATCTCGAATGGTGCATGCTGCATGCCATGTCGAGGGTTGGTGTGCCAGGCGGCACCTCCTCCTACTTCCGTCTCTCGACACGCCCTATCGACCAACAGCTCGCACGGATCCCAACAGAGAAGTTGTTCCTGGAACGCCGTCGGAAACATGCCATCGCAGGAGGGTATCGGATCACGGATCACGATCCAGCACACGATGACCTCACGCTCGTCGGCGTCGGCGCTCTCATGCCCGAGGTACTCGCTGCAGCGGAGACGCTCGCAGAGGCTGGAATACAGGCCGGAGTGGTGTGCCTGACGAGCCCGGACCTTCTGTTCCGCTCAATGCAGCACCGGAGAAGCACGGAAGCGACGCATGGCTCCGATATCGCTTCACTACTCTTCCCCAAGCACGCACCCGCGCCGATTGTCACTGTGCACGATGGCCACCCTCACACGCTCGCGTTCCTCGCAGGTATTCGAGGCGACCGCATCCGGTGCCTTGGCGTGACGAGTTTCGGTCAATCGTCGAGTCTTCCCGATGCATACCAGCTCCATGGTATTGATGCTGCATCGATCGTCACGGCAGCCTTGGATCTCATCTAGATTGACGTGAGGGAAGAATGAATCAGAAACTACATCACGATCCCTTGGACTGCCCGAACAACAGCAACGACACAAGCCAATTCGAGTCACGATTGGCCCCCTTCAGTTCATCTACGCGGTCAAGGATCCCGGCGTTCGAAGTCATGCGGATTACCGAGGACATTGGAAGTCGTCGTCTCGCGGGGCAGGACATCGTGTCGCTTTGTGCGGGTGAGCCCAAACCGCGACCTGCACCTTCGCGGCTGAAGGCCGCCGGTTACACGGGGCCCCTTGGTTTGATGTCCCTACGTGAAGCAATCTGCGAGCACTACCGCGACTGGTACGACATTGAACTAGAGCCTCGCACTGTCGCGCTCACGACAGGATCATCGGGTGCGTTCTTGCTCGCCTTCCTTGCAGCATTTGACGCAGGTCATCGTGTGGCTCTTGCGGTCCCCGGGTATCCGGCTTACCGGAATATCCTCCGGACGCTCGGCGTAGAGGTGGTGGAGATCACGACCGGTCCGAGCACCCGCTATCAACCGACCCCAGAAATGCTCGAAAAGGCGGTCTCCGAGGGCGGCCATATCGATGGATTGATCCTGGCGTCACCCGCGAATCCGACTGGCACCATGTTGAGTCGAGTAGAATTGAGCGCGCTCGTTGAGTGGTGCAGAAAGCGCGGCACACGTGTCATTAGCGACGAGCTTTATCACGGGATTACTTTTCCAGAATCTGAGGATGCCGATTCGCGCGGTGTCACAGCCAGAGAGCTGGATGCCGATGCAATAGTGATTAATTCTTTCTCGAAATACTGGGGAATGACCGGCTGGCGACTCGGATGGGCGATCCTGCCGGAGGATCTCCTTGGGAGCTTTGAAGCCCTTGCATCAAACTTCGCGCTCTCGCCCCCGACGCCGGCTCAAGAGTTCGCACTTTCTGCATTCACGCCGGAATGCTACGCGGAGCGGGATGCGATACTCGCTGAGTTCGCCCGTGCACGGCGCTTGCTGCTTGATGAGGAGGCCCAGCTGAACTGGGGACCTTCGGCACCATCCGAGGGAGCCTTCTACTACTACTCAGACCTCGGCTCACAATGTGAACGTTTCGGAGACTCCGTCAGCTACTCTCGTGCTCTTTTGGATAAGACTGGGGTGGCCGTAGTTCCAGGGATTGACTTCGACCCTCAAGCTGGTGGGCGCAGTGTGCGGCTATCGTATGCGGCAGGAGTAGACGCGGTGGCAGACGCACTCGAACGTATTGTCCGGTTTCAAAACCGAGGATGACGTGCAGGAACGCGCCTTTTGAAGTATCAAACCGTGGACCTTCTGGATGAGCCTCAGTATTGGGATTCTGGTGACTCCACCTCCAAGTTTCTCGGGGTTGTTGTTCTGAACGAGCCTTGGAGAAGGTCCAGCTTCAGTAAGCGGACTGCAAGCAACATTTCTGGCCAGTGACTCGACTGGTCGAATTCCCGACCGGATAGTGCATGGATTCGCCCCAGACGTTGCCTGAGCGTATTCCGATGAATGAATAGAGCGTCGGCGGTGCTAGCTGCGGATCCGCCATGCAGTGCGTAAGCTTCAAGGGTCTCAAGTAGATGGGTGCCAAATTGTGCATCGTGCAGAGCTACTGGTGTGAGTTCGCCGTGTAGCCCCTGTATTTCTGGCGCAAGGTCATTGATGAGACGCGGGAGCTCAAAGACGAGCCGGATGGAGTCGTAGTCGACGACTTGAGGCGCTCTTCTGGTCGATGAGAAACTCGCCCATGCCAATGCTGTACGTGCCTGATAGAGGGACGTCCTGACACTTATGGTCTCGTTTGTAGCTTGCCCTATCCCTACATCCGCACTGAGCCCAACTCTCGCCTCCAGATCACTGATCCAATCTGTAACTCGGGAGGTGATTTCATGGGATCTTATGAGCTTTTCGTTCTGCACAAGTAATACGACAAGTGTCCCTGATTGAGTGATCAGCGTGTCAGGACCAAGATCCAAGTAAGCACTCTCTTGAATGAGACGTCCAAATGTTTCAAGATCAGACCCTATGCGCTTCACTTGAACAAGAATGGGTGCGAACACCCCGCCCCTCCAGCCGAGGAACTTCAAGCTCTCTTGAATTTGCTCCTCTCGATCGGAGGCCAAGAGCGCCACCAACTGTGCGGCACCACTCGGAACGCTGCCCATATTGCCGACAAGGACACCCACTTGGGTAGCAAGAATGCCGAGACGAGTGATATCTTCCTGGGTGAACTTTCTTCGGGAGTAGCAGGTCAACGCACCACGTGCGATGCCAAATCCGAGCGACGAAGATATGTGGTCGTAGCCCGCATGCTCGTAGCGCTGTTCCGTTTCTCGCGCGACCTGTTTCGAGTGGGTGAGCCAAACCCTGGGCTCCTCGACTGCTTCAGCTGTTCTTTCGGCTACAGCGATAGGTTCCGACGTCGGAGCAATCCAACTCGTGTAGTCGATGATGCAAGCGTCTGCATCGAGAAGAGTAAGGATTCGTTTTGCTGACTCTCGAATAGCCGCAGGAAGGGAGGAACTGGAGGCAGGTGGAAGATCGGAGAGAAACCGTGCCGTAGCAGACTGCAGTTCCAGCTCTCGGACGGTTTCGGCGCGCTTGAGGCCGCTGCCGAGCAACAGCCCAACCTCTTCAGAGATTGCGAGTTCCTCCTGCCCGAACGTTCGATCATCGGAAGAGTACATCGCGAACACTCCGTACAGCAGGGCGTCGTCGAAGATCGGCACAACCAGCACTGATGAATAATCATTCTCATCAACACCGTCAACGGCCATGAACCTTGGGTCCGTCATCGGGCTTTCATTGATGAGTACCGGCTTTCGGTGGAGCGCGCTCCAGCCAGTAATCCCTTCTCCTAGACGGATCTGGATGCTTCCCAGAGTCAGCGCCAAATCAATGCGGGTAACTGTACGAAGGACAAGGCGCTCCGTATCGGGATCCCAAAAGTATACGAACACACTTTTCGCCCCTGTAGCATCGGCCACCAGCTCGACTGCTGCTTCCGCGAGTCCGACGGGATCCTTTCCTGATGAGAAAAGTCGGACGAGCTCTGCAAGCACCTCGCCTCGAAGCTGCGGAAAATCGGCTCGAAATAGAGAGCGGGATTGGTCGGATTCTCCCATGCTTCCGCCTTTCTCGTCGTTGAGTGAGGACTTCACACCGAGCCAAGAGCTGCTCGCTGCCTCCAGACGGCACGATTCTTCACTCGGGTTCTATCCCCATTGCCACCACAATCGTCTCATGGTTCCAGGCGATCAAACGACTAAGCGAAAGTCACCGCCGCCCAGGCAACGAGACGTAATTCAGGACCTTCACGTCACGACAATGCGCTTTCGATGATCGCTGTGTATGGCGCATGCTTCAGTCCCGGGAAAGCATCATGCACACCCTGGTTGGTGATGACGCCCTCGTGCGCGTTCAGGCCTTTAGCCAGCGCCTCGTCACCGGCCAGCGCCTGAGCCCACCCCTTGTCGGCGAGCGCCACCACGTAGGGCAGGGTCGCGTTCGTGAGCGCGGCCGTCGAAGTCTCGGGCACGGCGCCCGGCATGTTCGCGACGCAGTAGTAGATCGAGTTGTGCACCTGGAAGGTGGGGTCGTCGTGCGTGGTGGGGCGCGAGTTCTCGAAGCAGCCGCCCTGGTCGATGGCGATGTCGACGAGCACCGAGCCCGGCTTCATCTGCGCGACCATCTCGTCGGTGACGAGCTTGGGGGCCTTCTCACCCGGGATCAGCACGGAGCCGATGACGAGATCCGCGTCGCGCAGCGCCTCGGTGATGTTGTGCGCGTTCGAGGTGCGGGTCTGGATGCGGCCGTTGAACTCGTCCTCGAGCTGCTTGAGGCGGGGGATGAAGATGTCGATGACGGTGACCTCGGCGCCCATGCCGTAGGCGATGCGCGCGGCCTGCTCGCCGGCCGCGCCGCCTCCGATGACCACGACCTTGCCGCGACGGGTCGCGGTGACGCCGCCGAGCAGCACGCCGCGGCCGCCGTTGGCCTTCATCAGCGAGTAGGCGCCGACCTGCACCGAGAGGCGCCCGGCGACCTCGCTCATGGGGGCGAGCAGCGGCAGCGCGCGACCGACCTGTACGGTCTCGTAGGCGATGGCGGTGGTGCCCGAAGCGAGCACGGCCTCGGTGAGGGTCTTGTCGGCGGCGAGGTGCAGGTAGGTGAAGAGCACCTGGCCCTTGCGCATCTTCGCGTACTCGGCCACGATGGGTTCCTTGACCTTGAGGATCATGTCGGCCTGCGCCCACACGTCGTCGGCACCATCGATGATCTTCGCGCCGGCGGCCGCGTAGTCGGCGTCGGTGATCGCCGAGCCGAGGCCGGCGCCGGCCTGCACGAGCACGTCGTGGCCGCGGCGCTTGAGCTCGTAGACGCCGGCTTCGGTGATGGCGACGCGGTTCTCGTTGTTCTTAATCTCGGTGGGAATACCGACACGCATGATTTGCTTCCTATATCTCTATGTCTGTGAGGAATGTGAAATGGTGAAGTGAAAAGGCTGCTGAGAAATCGTAAGAGATCCTGGTTACAGCCAGGGGGCGGGAAAACCTGAAGTAATTCTTAGTACACGTCTTTGGCGTATCGGCCTGATTGCTTCAACTTTTCGAGCGCAGCGACCCCAGC
This window encodes:
- a CDS encoding Lrp/AsnC family transcriptional regulator — protein: MEVVVDGADRKILEILRRWGRLPVSDIARMINLTAAPVQRRIDRLHRLGIIRGYSAVIDEHRSGALEAFVEVRLGGSTETGEVADIVRRIAGAEEFHTLSGDPDVLIRLRVEDVDHLQRVVNSIRRTGKVAGTKTLIVMHGWNRSFDAAETLVDDTHKPEPGSE
- a CDS encoding aldehyde dehydrogenase family protein codes for the protein MTRITVPIVPLRSYVDGAWVDEMDDTRRTLHDPNTGAYRQSKLATRPVDVERALRAARALYDTQQLEELGLRARTELILAVADELERRQDEIALQDSINTGAPLTTTRIIASSLGDRTRGAVREAAELGESAELGEAGRRVVLLRRAIGPAVIVAPWNAPTFTTVGKVAAAILGGCPVLLKPSENAPNGCQLFSEILVHELERRGFPEASFQLIQGGSQVGSLLTEDDRIEALSFTGGLGAGRTVAVAAASNLNVMQMELGSNNPAIVRADADVQQTAIQIVQGMTRLNGQWCEAPGKVLVHKSIHDSLVEAIGVELDRLAVGDALDAKTQVGPMAFERHRQALLQAVSRLESLGGELIATQRMPDLDGWFLAPGMIVGTRPEDANEELFGPLITVHSVDSDEDALAHANAPGGGLDGFVFSTNTEAAVRLGSRIRAGEVRVNGTFMSDLAGHSRQTFWGTSGIGGHSPQYGVRFFVGDRVVGIDRTDLAL
- a CDS encoding helix-turn-helix domain-containing protein, whose amino-acid sequence is MGESDQSRSLFRADFPQLRGEVLAELVRLFSSGKDPVGLAEAAVELVADATGAKSVFVYFWDPDTERLVLRTVTRIDLALTLGSIQIRLGEGITGWSALHRKPVLINESPMTDPRFMAVDGVDENDYSSVLVVPIFDDALLYGVFAMYSSDDRTFGQEELAISEEVGLLLGSGLKRAETVRELELQSATARFLSDLPPASSSSLPAAIRESAKRILTLLDADACIIDYTSWIAPTSEPIAVAERTAEAVEEPRVWLTHSKQVARETEQRYEHAGYDHISSSLGFGIARGALTCYSRRKFTQEDITRLGILATQVGVLVGNMGSVPSGAAQLVALLASDREEQIQESLKFLGWRGGVFAPILVQVKRIGSDLETFGRLIQESAYLDLGPDTLITQSGTLVVLLVQNEKLIRSHEITSRVTDWISDLEARVGLSADVGIGQATNETISVRTSLYQARTALAWASFSSTRRAPQVVDYDSIRLVFELPRLINDLAPEIQGLHGELTPVALHDAQFGTHLLETLEAYALHGGSAASTADALFIHRNTLRQRLGRIHALSGREFDQSSHWPEMLLAVRLLKLDLLQGSFRTTTPRNLEVESPESQY
- a CDS encoding aspartate aminotransferase family protein; the protein is MAQSSLLKSVIDQNYPVVAYGKGVFLYDIDGNKYLDGSSGAMTASIGHGVEEVAQAMKVQAERIAFSYRAQFTNQPAEDLARELAALAPDHISWVYFVNSGSEASEFAIRAALGYWRDRGLPEKTKVLGRHTSYHGMTMGALSMSGHPARRPDYGPLLHAFPVAPPVHSYRYARPGESELEYAERAAADFEQAIRAEDPQTVAAMIVEPIVGAAGGVLVPPVGYLQKLREVCDRLNVLLIVDEVITGMGRTGDWFACEHEGVVPDMLLVGKGLSGGYAPVGAVLMHEHLIETMRAHSGIAPFGHTFSANPLSMATCLAVLRLLQRERVLDNVRQRGAQLARGLRSLAERYHFVDDVRGRGLLWGFEFVTDRQKRETPDPEQQISSAFVDVCFREGLLVYPAGIAPFNNAAIISPPLRITECEIEILLEKLDLALAHMSGCFSTRGAKENPPRSATLAYSEPGSGL
- a CDS encoding transketolase-like TK C-terminal-containing protein, whose translation is MKLLPRNLESQAPSVRVDIDALRRIADRVRWISTAIVDHANRVRPNPSGVKVGGHQASSASMVEIMVALWFHALHRDDRISVKPHASPVLHAINYLLGDLDEQYLTTLREMGGLQSYPSRVKDPGTVDFSTGSVGIGATAPIWAALTHRYLASHDRRMPSANRFISLVGDAELDEGAVWEALGDPMVSNLGEVLWVVDLNRQSLDRVVPDIQIERLQSMFEALGWETITLKWGKTVAEVYERAGGQALRERLESMSNEEYQRMLRAEPSDVRTRLLGVSPSSDLRTLLEAISDSELAALIRDLGGHDLELLLETFDGIATDRPTVVFAYTVKGRALPIEGHPANHSALLTEMQMQQLAELHGMSLEHPWQRFEPESPEGAVCARRARELRRETVLPSTPFPEVQLPLRVPAAPVSTQAALGRLLSALRHDAPEIAERIVTCSPDVASSTNLGGWINKAGVWSAHQRPDWFADDPGRVLRWREIEQGQHIELGIAEVNLVSLLGELGTAWSRWGTPLIPIGVLYDPFVSRALEPWSYGIYAGGHSILVGTPSGVTLAPEGGAHQSISTPSIGLEQPDCIAWEPAFAVDLEWCMLHAMSRVGVPGGTSSYFRLSTRPIDQQLARIPTEKLFLERRRKHAIAGGYRITDHDPAHDDLTLVGVGALMPEVLAAAETLAEAGIQAGVVCLTSPDLLFRSMQHRRSTEATHGSDIASLLFPKHAPAPIVTVHDGHPHTLAFLAGIRGDRIRCLGVTSFGQSSSLPDAYQLHGIDAASIVTAALDLI
- a CDS encoding pyridoxal phosphate-dependent aminotransferase; protein product: MRITEDIGSRRLAGQDIVSLCAGEPKPRPAPSRLKAAGYTGPLGLMSLREAICEHYRDWYDIELEPRTVALTTGSSGAFLLAFLAAFDAGHRVALAVPGYPAYRNILRTLGVEVVEITTGPSTRYQPTPEMLEKAVSEGGHIDGLILASPANPTGTMLSRVELSALVEWCRKRGTRVISDELYHGITFPESEDADSRGVTARELDADAIVINSFSKYWGMTGWRLGWAILPEDLLGSFEALASNFALSPPTPAQEFALSAFTPECYAERDAILAEFARARRLLLDEEAQLNWGPSAPSEGAFYYYSDLGSQCERFGDSVSYSRALLDKTGVAVVPGIDFDPQAGGRSVRLSYAAGVDAVADALERIVRFQNRG
- the ald gene encoding alanine dehydrogenase, with the protein product MRVGIPTEIKNNENRVAITEAGVYELKRRGHDVLVQAGAGLGSAITDADYAAAGAKIIDGADDVWAQADMILKVKEPIVAEYAKMRKGQVLFTYLHLAADKTLTEAVLASGTTAIAYETVQVGRALPLLAPMSEVAGRLSVQVGAYSLMKANGGRGVLLGGVTATRRGKVVVIGGGAAGEQAARIAYGMGAEVTVIDIFIPRLKQLEDEFNGRIQTRTSNAHNITEALRDADLVIGSVLIPGEKAPKLVTDEMVAQMKPGSVLVDIAIDQGGCFENSRPTTHDDPTFQVHNSIYYCVANMPGAVPETSTAALTNATLPYVVALADKGWAQALAGDEALAKGLNAHEGVITNQGVHDAFPGLKHAPYTAIIESALS